In the Oncorhynchus tshawytscha isolate Ot180627B linkage group LG17, Otsh_v2.0, whole genome shotgun sequence genome, AGCTTAAACGTAAAAATAACACAGCACATTTCTTTACATCAATGATTCCAGTTAGTATTTAGCATAACAGTGTGAAATACTTGGATCTTTCACACTGTCTCGATAATGCTGTCAGTAGAGTTCATACACATTTAAACCATAAGGTGCAAGGGATACCATTTCATCAATAGATACAAATATGAAAACTTGGAACATTATTCTTTCTCATCtcatagagtatagaacagtggCTGTTGATAGGTGACTCAGGCTAATTGAAACAAACACAGCCATTTCCTGACAATGATTGGATGATCCACCTACTTCTGGAGACAGAGGTCTCCATAGCAAACCCATTATACGCAATACACATTGGGGAAATGTATAGCTCACGCCAACAGAGACATAAGACCTCAGTATCCAATCAGTAATTACAGTAAAACACCCATAGCTTGTTCTGCAACCGTGCAGTATTCATCCCATCCCCTTAAAACATCAAGATGTGGTCCATTGACATTCACTCCTCTGCGGTTCTGAGGGGGGCAACAGGGTTGAAGAGTGGTCGTTGTTGCCTTAGCTGCAGTTTACTATAGGTCATCTCAAAGTCCTTCTTGGTGCCGACGATGACGTCCAGGCTGCCACCTCGCACGTCATAGCCGTAGGAGGCTAGTTTCTGGATGCGGTAGAGCACAATCTGAGTGGTGAGCTCTAGCACGTTGGGCGTCTCCCTCACTTGGTCCATGCTCACCCCCACGTCCAGCAGCCCCTTGAACCGGCCCACCAGAGTAGGCACAgagtagtacagtacagcaggGCAGCGGAGGACTATCTCCCGGAGCTCATCTTCAGAGCACACGAGCACCCCCTGGGTGTAGTCCAGAGCCTGTTGCATGGCCTCCGGCTGCAGCTCTGCGATGGAGGCCCTGAGGCTGGAGACCAGGACCAGGAGCTCCTCTGTGGTGAAGCCCTTCTCCCTCAAGAAGCCCAGACTGTCCCTCCACGCCTCAGCCGGCCGCATCAGGATGTAGGGGTTCTGGCTGAGCAGCTTTTGGAACCATAAGCGCAGGTTTCCCTCGTCCCCTCCCAGGTCCAGGTAAGTCTCTCGCAGCGTGTGGATGACCTCCTGGTTGCTCTCCACAGGCCGGCTGAAGCTCTGGGGGGCGCTGGCCATCAGCTTCCCGATGATGCGCTTGCTGAGGCGCAGGCTCTGGAGATAGCGTATGTTGTCACGCTGGTTGGTGTGGTGCGTGAGCGTGAAGAAGGAGGCAGGGAACTTCTCAATGATGTCTACCAGCTCACGCCGGTTGGGGCATACGGAGGACCAGAGGTCCCGCTGAGCTGCCACGTCCTCGGGACGACACAGGATAGCCTCGGGGTGGGTCTCCAGCACACGGGCAATGGAAGCAGTGTCAGCGCCCATGTCCCGCAGCAGGTCCGCCGTCTCGTACACGTACACAGAGTTCTCTGACAGCACCCATCCCTTGAACTTACGCACTTTACGGATGTCCACCGATAGGTCATAAAGGGAGTCGACAGTTTGCTGGTTCTCTGGCCGCTTGTTGGTGAGGGTAGAGGCAGAGAAGCCCATATGAGGGGTTAAGACACTCCTCTTCTGGCAATAGGAGCACAGGAAGGCAGTGGTGGCACGGAGCATTGTTAAGGCACTAAAGTACAGATGACCTgtataagacaaaaacacacactgggcagagttACATCACTCAAGACCACTACGTCCTTTGTCAGTATTGTGTACCACTTAGTCCTATACTACTGTTCTATGCTTTCAGTACATATACTTGTTTTCTCCTGCTCTAAATTAGACCATTAATTAACAGTAAGGCACATTTTATTTAGGATGATCACATAACAAACATTGCTTTCCTCACTGCAAAGCCTGTCAAAATCAAACAATGTTGAACTGATCTATTGAGGGCAACATCAGTAAATGTAAGTATATTTGGCCAGTAGATATCAGAGTAGTGTTCGTGTGGGAACACGATGTACTAAACGTGTTACTGAGTGGTGGAGAATGTGTACTTAAACTCATAACCAATTCGCCCTCTATATTACCGCCAGTAGCAAGTCACTATAGGTCTATAAGTATCAAGTTCGTAAAAGGTATAGAGACCACCTGAATCAACTATAGTAATTCAAATACAGGCTATACATTCTATATTGTAAACACCTGAATCAACTATAGTCATTCAAATACAGGCTATACATTCTATATTGTAAACACCTGAATCAACTATAGTCATTCAAATACAGGCTATACATTCTATATTGTAAACACCTGAATCAACTATAGTCATTCAAATACAGGCTATACATTCTATATTGTAAACACCTGAATCAACTATAGTCATTCAAATACAGGCTATACATTCTATATTGTAAACACCTGAATCAACTATAGTCATTCAAATACAGGCTATACATTCTATATTGTAAATAAAACCAGTTGTTTACCAGTTTATTGTCCGGGGGAATACACAAATTGACGCTGGAAGTTGTTCAGGCATTTGTACCATTATGAAAGATTCTAAACGCCCTCTGCTCACGTGTTTCATAACGCGTGTGATTGGCTCTTTTCCCGTCCGCCTACATTGCTGTTGTGCTGCGcaggtgcttatatttgtcctatttgtcctatttcacacatgtaggctacaagtgtgtattatacgCATATAATACGCAcgcatatcccaactctccctgagacaccctcagagagtggggtcacggtggGGCCGGTGTGATTTGGGGGGCCTGGTCCGCCCTACTTTACCTCGTTGCCCATCCAAATACAATTTTGAAATATGCATAATTTATTTGACGGAGATGCGCGCCAACAGAAAGACGCATCAATCTCAGATGAAGCATCCGAAcaagcgaaacagcgcccctctgtctcagtatgtagGCCATGTATTTAATactgtctggaccaaaagagtatggcatgtcatactatttctgtccagacagcatcagatacatgggctacataggggcgctgtttcgctcgctcggatACTTTCTTCTGTGATGTAgtttcagcagagaggaagaggggagggctCACTCGTTAAATTCTGTCCAGTataagcccaatgcgtttctatggggataatatgcagacctaaacttgtcgcctgccttcctgcctttggGACGAAAACtaattgttagggcggagacatgagcatctcgtcattatatgcAGATATCTGGtgtcagcctcttgcgaattggaaAGGAAAGTTGGCGGGTATACAGTGCACTGTTAAAATGCTGGATTGCCCAAAAGTAAAATGATGTTCCGACAAAATTATACAATTAtcctgtctaaataaaataattcaaaataCTTCACACGTGAGCATTACTTAGCCACATAGGATAATTAGCTTCTTCAAAAAAGGTTTGCTGTGGTTGCTTTAAATCACCAGTGTGTTTGAGAAGCCCGCGATTTGGGTAATGGGTGTGGCAATAGGTCCAGCTGATTGAGTCGCAGCTGTCAGTGAACATAAGAATGAGAGGGTTGTGGTGAAGATATGGCGCTGTCAGTGAACATAGGAATGAGAGGGTTGTggggaaaatatggcgctgtcaGTGAACATAGGAATGAGAGGGTTGTGGCGAAGATATGGCGCTGTCAGTGAACATAGGAATGAGAGGGTTGTGGGGAAGATATGGCGCTGTCAGTGAACATAAGAATGAGAGGGTTGTGGGGAAGATATGGCGCTGTCAGTGAACATAGGAATGAGAGGGTTGTGGCGAAGATATGGCGCTGTCAGTGAACATAGGAATGAGAGGGTTGTggggaaaatatggcgctgtcaGTGAACATACGAATGAGAGGGTTGTGGAGAAGATATGGCGCGTTCCTCTCTATAATGCATGCATATGTAGGAACGTGTCCATTTGGCAATTTCTGATTGACATACAGCACTATTTTTTTATTCGCCTCACACGTCTGCGAAGTCTGTTTTTTAAACATCCACTGCGAATGATAGTTATtcagtatttgaaaaatctttccaacactcccgGCCTCGAAAACGCAAAATATCATGATCTGATGATcctatatacttttttttttagctaGAGACAGCTTCGATCTGGACCAAGTGATGATTTAACGTACTTCACTAGCAATAGCTCAAATCAAGACAGAAAGGAGGCAGACAGCCTGATTAGATAGATTAATGTTATTGAAAGAACCGGGATTTTCATCAGGATATTTAAATTTTACTTCCGATTTTTATGATTAACcacgtgacaatgattttgagaaaacAAAACGTTATTATTGAAATTAAACTCACAAGCTGCCTATTAcaggtaacaacatctcctccccgctgatcctcaacactggggccccacaagggtgcgttctgagccctctcctgtactccatgttcacccacgactgcgtggccacgcacgcctccaactcaatcatcaagtttgcggacgacacaacagtggtaggcttgattaccaataacgacgagacggcctacagggaggaggtgagggccctcggagtgtggtgtcaggaaaataacctcacactcaacgtcaacaaaactaaggagatgattgtggactcaggaaacagcagagggaacacccccctatccacatcgatggaacagtagtggagagggtagcaagttttaagttcctcggcatacacatcacagacaaactgaattggtccactcacacagacagcatcgtgaagaaggcgcagcagcgcctcttcaacctcaggaggctgaagaaattcggcttgtcaccaaaagcactcacaaacttctacagatgcacaatcgagagcatcctggcgggctgtatcaccgcctggtacggcaactgctccgccctcaaccgtaaggctctccagagggtagtgaggtctgcacaacgcatcaccgggggcaaactacctgccctccaggacacctacaccacccgatgttacaggaaggccataaagatcatcaaggacatcaaccacccgagccactgcctgttcaccccgctatcatccagaaggcgaggtcagtacaggtgcatcaaagctgggaccgagagactgaaaaacagcttctatctcaaggccatcagactgttaaacagccaccactaacattgagtggctgctgccaacacactgacactgacactgactcaactccagccactttaataatgggaattgatgggaaatgatgtaaatatatcactagccactttaaacaatgctaccttatataatgttacttaccctacattattcatctcatatgcatacgtatatactgtactctatatcatcgactgcatccttatgtaatacatgtatcactagccactttaactatgccactttgtttacatactcatctcatatgtatatactgtactcgataccatctactgtatcttgcctatgctgctctgtatcatcactcattcatatatccttatgtacatattctttatccccttacactgtgtataagacagtagttttggaattgttagttagattacttgttggttattactgcattgtcggaactagaagcacaagcatttcgctacactcgcattaacatctgctaaccatgtgtatgtgacaaataaaaaattggacaaa is a window encoding:
- the LOC112217274 gene encoding transcription termination factor 2, mitochondrial; this encodes MLRATTAFLCSYCQKRSVLTPHMGFSASTLTNKRPENQQTVDSLYDLSVDIRKVRKFKGWVLSENSVYVYETADLLRDMGADTASIARVLETHPEAILCRPEDVAAQRDLWSSVCPNRRELVDIIEKFPASFFTLTHHTNQRDNIRYLQSLRLSKRIIGKLMASAPQSFSRPVESNQEVIHTLRETYLDLGGDEGNLRLWFQKLLSQNPYILMRPAEAWRDSLGFLREKGFTTEELLVLVSSLRASIAELQPEAMQQALDYTQGVLVCSEDELREIVLRCPAVLYYSVPTLVGRFKGLLDVGVSMDQVRETPNVLELTTQIVLYRIQKLASYGYDVRGGSLDVIVGTKKDFEMTYSKLQLRQQRPLFNPVAPLRTAEE